Proteins encoded by one window of uncultured Draconibacterium sp.:
- a CDS encoding polyribonucleotide nucleotidyltransferase, producing MVNATVKTIELADGRTITIETGKLAKQADGSVVVRMGDTMLLATVVSAKEAKEDVDFMPVSVDYREKFAAAGRFPGGFLKREARPSDEEILVARLVDRALRPLFPEDYHAETAVMISLISSGKDEMPDCLAGLAASAAIAVSDVPFTTPISEVRVARIDGAFVINPTYSQLAEADLDIMVGASFDNIMMVEGEMDEVSEEVMLEAIKVAHDEIKKHCKVQEELAAELGVVKREYCHENNDEELRAQVKADLYEKAYDIAKQQITNKSLRMESFAAVVDEYVEAYLEANAENEELDLVANEKLIRRYYHDVEKEAMRRMILDDSIRLDGRATNEIRPIWGEVDYLPGAHGSSIFTRGETQSLTSVTLGTKMDEKIIDQVTVQGKEKFLLHYNFPPFCVGDPKTPRGTSRREIGHGNLAHRALKKMLPADSPYVVRIVSDILESNGSSSMATVCAGTMGLMDCGLKIKKPVSGIAMGLITDKGASKYAVLSDILGDEDHLGDMDFKVTGTADGITATQMDIKVDGLPYEVLAEALQQAKEGRLHILGEMLKVIPEVRDDFKPNVPRIETVQIPKDMIGAVIGPGGKVIQAIQEETETVIVIEEVDDAGIVQISGAGLEPIEAAKAKIKAITALPEVGEIYQGKVKSVVSFGAFIEIIPGKEGLLHISEMAWERVENAEDFAKEGDEVEVKLIGVDEKTGKLKLSRKVLLPKPEGYVERPPRENRGGDRRGGDRRGGDRRNNDRRNDRRGGDRRDFRPRRDND from the coding sequence GAAAAATTTGCCGCTGCAGGACGTTTCCCGGGAGGTTTCCTAAAACGAGAAGCCCGTCCGAGCGATGAAGAAATTTTGGTTGCACGTTTAGTAGACCGTGCCCTTCGTCCGTTATTCCCGGAAGATTACCACGCAGAAACCGCGGTAATGATCTCATTGATCTCATCAGGAAAAGATGAAATGCCAGACTGCCTGGCAGGATTGGCAGCATCAGCAGCAATCGCTGTTTCTGATGTTCCTTTCACTACTCCTATTTCAGAAGTTCGCGTAGCCCGCATCGATGGCGCGTTCGTGATCAACCCAACTTACTCGCAATTGGCAGAAGCTGATTTGGATATTATGGTTGGAGCATCGTTCGACAACATTATGATGGTTGAAGGCGAAATGGATGAAGTTTCGGAAGAAGTAATGCTGGAAGCTATTAAAGTTGCTCACGACGAAATTAAAAAGCACTGTAAAGTTCAGGAAGAACTGGCAGCAGAATTAGGAGTTGTAAAACGTGAATATTGCCACGAAAACAACGACGAAGAATTGCGTGCACAGGTAAAAGCCGACCTTTACGAAAAAGCATACGATATTGCGAAACAACAGATCACCAACAAAAGCCTTCGTATGGAGTCTTTTGCCGCTGTTGTTGACGAATATGTTGAAGCTTACCTCGAGGCTAACGCCGAAAACGAGGAGCTTGATTTGGTAGCCAACGAAAAATTGATTCGCCGCTATTACCACGACGTAGAAAAAGAAGCTATGCGCCGCATGATTCTTGACGATTCAATTCGTTTAGATGGCCGTGCTACTAACGAAATCCGTCCTATCTGGGGTGAGGTTGATTACCTTCCTGGTGCACACGGATCATCAATTTTCACCCGTGGCGAAACTCAATCGTTAACTTCGGTTACTTTGGGTACCAAAATGGATGAGAAAATTATCGACCAGGTAACGGTTCAGGGAAAAGAGAAGTTTTTGTTACACTACAACTTCCCTCCATTCTGTGTAGGCGACCCTAAAACGCCACGTGGAACCAGCCGCCGCGAAATCGGTCACGGAAACCTGGCTCACCGCGCATTGAAAAAAATGCTTCCTGCAGATTCTCCATACGTTGTTCGTATTGTTTCTGATATTCTGGAATCAAACGGATCATCGTCGATGGCAACTGTTTGTGCCGGAACAATGGGACTGATGGACTGCGGATTGAAGATTAAAAAGCCGGTATCGGGTATCGCAATGGGATTGATTACCGATAAAGGAGCTTCAAAATACGCCGTACTTTCTGACATTTTAGGTGACGAAGACCACCTTGGCGACATGGACTTTAAAGTAACCGGTACTGCCGATGGTATTACCGCTACTCAAATGGATATAAAAGTTGACGGACTGCCTTACGAAGTGCTTGCAGAGGCATTGCAACAGGCAAAAGAAGGCCGTTTACACATTTTGGGCGAGATGCTGAAAGTGATTCCTGAGGTACGTGATGACTTTAAACCAAATGTTCCGCGTATCGAAACCGTTCAGATTCCTAAAGATATGATCGGTGCAGTTATCGGACCTGGTGGAAAAGTAATTCAGGCTATCCAGGAAGAAACTGAAACCGTTATTGTTATCGAAGAAGTTGATGACGCCGGTATCGTTCAGATTTCGGGAGCAGGATTGGAGCCAATTGAAGCTGCAAAAGCTAAAATTAAGGCTATCACCGCACTTCCTGAAGTAGGTGAGATTTACCAGGGAAAAGTAAAATCGGTAGTTTCTTTCGGAGCATTTATCGAAATTATTCCTGGCAAAGAAGGTCTGCTACACATTTCGGAAATGGCCTGGGAGCGCGTTGAAAACGCTGAAGACTTTGCCAAAGAAGGTGATGAAGTAGAAGTTAAACTGATCGGTGTTGACGAAAAAACTGGTAAACTGAAACTTTCGCGCAAAGTATTGCTTCCAAAACCTGAAGGTTATGTAGAGCGCCCACCAAGAGAAAACCGTGGTGGTGACCGCAGAGGCGGTGACCGTCGTGGAGGTGATCGCCGCAACAACGACCGCAGAAACGACCGTCGGGGTGGCGACCGCAGAGACTTCCGCCCTCGTCGCGACAACGACTAA
- a CDS encoding SoxR reducing system RseC family protein, with product MGNWSEELHNKIDEQLKNAREKDLRFFRIDEFKRNISRVDDFSNSCPFCKKEQIDIAEAVNIIDQAVNHVGKPRRDYDRLITRLSKHMQKEHGFYAPYYFTYLISFFGIIGGSVLGYLLMQLNADIKLELFLIGFSIGLLPTYTWGHLKDKKIRKEKRLM from the coding sequence ATGGGCAACTGGTCAGAAGAACTTCACAATAAAATAGACGAACAATTAAAGAACGCACGCGAAAAAGACCTCCGCTTTTTCCGCATCGACGAGTTTAAACGTAATATTTCGCGTGTTGATGATTTTTCAAATTCATGCCCGTTTTGCAAAAAGGAACAAATCGATATTGCAGAAGCCGTGAATATTATCGACCAGGCAGTAAACCACGTTGGCAAACCACGCCGCGATTACGACCGCCTCATTACCCGCCTCTCCAAACACATGCAAAAAGAGCACGGCTTTTACGCACCTTATTATTTTACCTATCTCATTTCTTTCTTTGGAATTATTGGCGGCTCTGTTCTGGGCTACCTGCTTATGCAGCTAAATGCCGACATTAAACTCGAATTGTTCCTTATTGGTTTTTCCATCGGGCTGTTACCAACATACACCTGGGGTCATTTAAAAGACAAAAAAATCAGGAAAGAGAAACGGCTCATGTAA
- a CDS encoding prolyl oligopeptidase family serine peptidase, giving the protein MKNTVLFVLASIVLFACTEQQPKLDYPVTKKGDVKDTYFGVEVADPYRWLEDDHSDETAEWVKAENKVTYSYLNQIPYREELKERLSSIWNYEKVGAPFKEGNWTYFYKNDGLQNQYVVYRFKTGEDESTAEVFLDPNTFAEDGTTSLDALSFSENGKIAAYSISEGGSDWRKIIIIDTDSKTQMGDTLIDVKFSGISWKGDEGFFYSSYDKPEGSQLSAKTDQHKLYYHKLGTVQKEDELIFGGTPEEKHRYVGGGVTDDNRYLVITASVSTSGNKLFIKDLTQPNSKLITIIGTDESDTYVIDNVGTKLYMVTNLNAPNQKIVTTDVSNPTPENWVDFIPETENVLSPSTGSGYFFAEYMIDAVSKVFQYDYDGKMIREVELPGVGSVSGFGAKKKATEMYYTFTNYITPGSIYQYDFNTGESELYRKPAIDFNPNDFESKQVFYTSKDGTKIPMIITYKKGTELNGKNPTILYGYGGFNVSLPPSFSVTNAVWLAQGGVYAVANLRGGGEYGKKWHDAGTKMQKQNVFDDFIAAAEYLIAENYTSSDYLAIRGGSNGGLLVGAVMTQRPELMKVALPAVGVLDMLRYHTFTAGAGWAYDYGTAEDSKEMFDYLKGYSPVHNVKAGVEYPATLITTGDHDDRVVPAHSFKFAAEMQAKQAGNNPVLIRIETDAGHGAGTPVSKTIEQYADIYGFTLWNMGIKTLSEN; this is encoded by the coding sequence ATGAAGAACACTGTTTTATTTGTACTGGCATCAATCGTTCTGTTTGCCTGTACTGAACAACAACCAAAATTGGATTATCCTGTGACAAAAAAAGGAGATGTAAAAGACACCTACTTTGGTGTTGAAGTGGCCGACCCGTATCGTTGGCTCGAAGACGACCACTCGGACGAAACTGCCGAATGGGTAAAGGCAGAAAACAAAGTGACTTACAGCTACCTGAACCAGATTCCGTACCGCGAAGAATTAAAAGAAAGACTTTCGTCGATATGGAATTACGAGAAAGTTGGGGCACCGTTCAAAGAAGGCAACTGGACCTATTTCTACAAAAACGACGGCCTGCAAAACCAATATGTGGTTTACCGTTTTAAAACCGGTGAGGATGAATCAACAGCCGAAGTTTTCCTTGATCCGAATACTTTTGCCGAAGACGGAACGACATCGTTAGATGCCCTGAGTTTTTCGGAAAACGGTAAAATTGCCGCCTACTCGATTTCGGAAGGTGGCAGCGACTGGCGCAAGATTATCATTATCGATACCGACTCCAAAACGCAAATGGGCGACACACTGATTGATGTAAAATTCAGCGGTATTTCGTGGAAAGGCGACGAAGGCTTTTTCTACTCAAGCTACGACAAACCCGAAGGCAGCCAGTTGTCGGCAAAAACCGATCAGCATAAATTGTACTACCATAAACTGGGAACCGTTCAAAAAGAAGACGAACTGATATTTGGCGGAACACCTGAAGAAAAACACCGTTACGTTGGTGGTGGAGTAACCGACGACAATCGTTACCTGGTAATTACTGCCAGTGTTTCAACGTCGGGAAATAAGCTGTTTATTAAAGACCTTACCCAACCAAACAGCAAACTAATTACCATTATTGGCACCGACGAAAGCGACACCTACGTTATCGACAATGTGGGCACCAAACTTTACATGGTTACCAATTTAAATGCACCAAATCAGAAAATAGTTACTACCGATGTTAGTAATCCAACTCCTGAAAATTGGGTGGATTTTATTCCTGAAACTGAAAACGTACTCAGCCCGTCAACCGGAAGTGGCTATTTCTTTGCCGAGTATATGATTGATGCCGTTTCGAAAGTATTTCAATACGATTACGATGGCAAAATGATTCGTGAAGTGGAATTGCCGGGAGTGGGTTCGGTTAGTGGTTTTGGTGCCAAGAAAAAAGCTACCGAAATGTATTACACCTTCACCAACTACATTACACCAGGTAGTATTTATCAATACGATTTTAATACAGGCGAATCAGAACTATACCGTAAACCTGCTATCGATTTTAATCCAAACGATTTTGAAAGCAAACAGGTTTTCTACACCTCGAAAGACGGCACTAAAATTCCGATGATCATTACGTATAAAAAGGGTACGGAATTGAATGGTAAAAACCCAACGATACTTTACGGTTACGGAGGTTTTAATGTAAGCCTTCCGCCAAGTTTCTCGGTTACCAATGCTGTTTGGTTAGCGCAAGGTGGCGTGTATGCCGTTGCCAATTTGCGCGGTGGTGGCGAGTACGGTAAAAAGTGGCACGACGCCGGAACCAAAATGCAAAAGCAAAATGTTTTCGATGATTTTATTGCCGCTGCCGAATACCTGATTGCAGAAAACTATACATCGAGCGATTACCTGGCTATCCGTGGCGGGTCGAATGGAGGATTGTTGGTTGGTGCAGTAATGACACAACGACCTGAGTTGATGAAAGTAGCACTTCCGGCAGTTGGCGTGCTTGATATGTTACGTTACCACACCTTTACCGCAGGAGCCGGCTGGGCCTACGACTACGGAACAGCCGAAGACAGCAAAGAAATGTTTGACTACCTGAAAGGTTACTCTCCGGTTCACAATGTAAAAGCGGGTGTTGAGTATCCGGCAACACTGATTACAACCGGCGACCACGACGACCGTGTTGTTCCGGCTCACAGCTTTAAATTTGCTGCCGAAATGCAAGCCAAACAAGCGGGCAACAACCCGGTTCTAATCCGCATTGAAACCGATGCCGGACACGGAGCAGGAACTCCGGTAAGCAAAACCATCGAGCAATATGCCGATATTTATGGTTTCACATTATGGAATATGGGCATTAAGACGCTATCGGAAAATTAA
- a CDS encoding deoxynucleoside kinase, which translates to MQFLVIEGNIGAGKSTLSRMIAEDYNAKLVLEQFADNPFLPKFYQDKERYSFPLELSFLADRYNQIKNEVLNLDLFHPFMVADYYFAKTAIFAENTLKKDEYHLFRQIFNIIFESMPKPDLYVYLHSDVDRLMKNIKMRGRDYEQNMDPDYLEKIRRGYFNFFKQISSFPILIVDINGIDFVKNPDHYQQLKSAIFKSDFKLGINRLIL; encoded by the coding sequence ATGCAATTTCTGGTTATTGAGGGAAATATAGGAGCCGGCAAATCAACACTTTCGCGAATGATTGCCGAAGATTACAATGCCAAACTGGTGTTGGAACAATTTGCTGATAATCCCTTTCTTCCGAAGTTTTACCAGGATAAAGAACGGTACTCTTTTCCACTTGAACTCTCGTTTTTGGCCGACCGCTACAACCAGATTAAAAACGAGGTACTTAACCTCGATCTGTTTCATCCATTTATGGTGGCCGACTACTATTTTGCCAAAACAGCAATTTTTGCCGAAAACACCTTAAAGAAGGACGAATACCATTTGTTCCGACAGATCTTCAATATCATTTTCGAATCGATGCCTAAACCCGATCTGTATGTTTACCTCCACTCGGATGTCGACCGACTGATGAAAAATATAAAAATGCGCGGACGCGATTATGAACAAAATATGGATCCTGATTATCTCGAAAAAATCAGAAGGGGTTACTTTAACTTTTTTAAACAAATTTCCTCTTTCCCGATCCTGATCGTCGACATTAATGGCATCGATTTTGTAAAAAATCCTGACCATTATCAGCAATTAAAAAGCGCCATTTTTAAAAGTGATTTTAAATTAGGCATAAACCGTCTGATATTGTGA
- a CDS encoding dipeptidase — MEYINKYVEENKDRFLKELFGLIRIPSISSIAAHKPDMYKAAEYWKKTLLEAGADKADIFETAGNPVTYGEKIIDPALPTVLVYGHMDVMPVDPIDLWDTPPFEPQVRDGKIYARGADDDKGQGMMHAKAFELMVKTNTLPCNVKFMIEGEEEIGSPNLGLWCEQNKEMLKADIILVSDTSMLGADIPSITTGLRGLAYWQVEVTGPNRDLHSGIFGGAVANPINVLCSMIDQMVDTDGKITIPGFYDTVQEVSAEERALLAKAPFNEEKYKKALGVEELKGEKGYTTSEHTGIRPSFDVCGIWGGYTGEGAKTVLPSKAFAKISSRLVPDQDHKKIAVLFKEHFESIAPKSVKVEVTPLHGGPAYVCPIDIPAYQAAEKAYTDTFGKRPVPVRSGGSIPIISTFEKVLGIKSVLMGFGLESDAIHSPNENYPLEQFYKGIKTIPLFYKYFAEMNK; from the coding sequence ATGGAGTACATTAACAAGTATGTAGAAGAAAACAAAGACCGGTTTTTAAAGGAATTATTTGGATTGATCCGCATTCCGTCGATCAGTTCGATTGCCGCCCATAAACCGGATATGTACAAAGCCGCTGAGTATTGGAAAAAGACATTGCTGGAAGCCGGTGCCGATAAAGCCGACATTTTTGAAACTGCAGGTAATCCTGTTACTTATGGCGAAAAGATCATCGATCCGGCCTTGCCAACAGTATTGGTTTACGGCCACATGGATGTTATGCCGGTTGATCCGATCGATTTGTGGGATACACCACCTTTTGAACCTCAGGTGCGTGATGGAAAGATTTATGCCCGCGGTGCAGACGACGATAAAGGTCAGGGCATGATGCACGCCAAAGCTTTCGAGCTGATGGTAAAAACCAACACTCTACCCTGCAACGTAAAATTTATGATTGAAGGCGAAGAGGAAATAGGATCGCCAAACCTTGGCCTTTGGTGCGAGCAAAACAAAGAAATGCTAAAAGCCGATATTATTCTGGTTTCCGACACCTCGATGCTGGGAGCCGATATTCCATCCATTACCACCGGATTGCGCGGGCTGGCCTACTGGCAGGTGGAAGTTACCGGCCCTAACCGCGACCTGCACTCAGGAATTTTTGGTGGTGCTGTTGCCAACCCTATAAATGTACTTTGTTCGATGATCGATCAAATGGTTGACACGGATGGTAAAATTACTATCCCCGGATTTTACGACACCGTACAGGAAGTTTCGGCCGAAGAACGTGCCCTGCTGGCCAAAGCGCCGTTTAACGAAGAAAAATATAAAAAAGCCCTTGGCGTTGAAGAACTAAAAGGCGAAAAAGGCTATACAACAAGCGAACACACCGGAATTCGTCCGTCGTTTGATGTGTGTGGAATTTGGGGTGGTTACACCGGTGAAGGAGCAAAAACAGTATTGCCATCAAAAGCATTTGCAAAAATCTCATCGCGTTTGGTACCCGATCAGGACCACAAAAAAATAGCCGTACTTTTTAAAGAACACTTTGAAAGTATTGCGCCAAAATCGGTAAAAGTTGAGGTAACTCCGTTACACGGTGGCCCGGCTTATGTTTGCCCGATTGATATTCCTGCCTACCAGGCAGCTGAAAAAGCCTACACCGATACTTTTGGCAAACGTCCTGTACCTGTTCGTTCAGGCGGAAGTATTCCGATTATCTCAACTTTCGAGAAAGTGCTTGGAATTAAGTCAGTATTGATGGGCTTCGGACTGGAATCGGATGCTATTCATTCGCCCAACGAAAACTACCCGCTGGAGCAGTTTTACAAAGGCATAAAAACCATTCCGCTGTTCTATAAGTATTTTGCGGAAATGAATAAGTAA
- a CDS encoding alpha-L-fucosidase has translation MNRVLFIALFALLLVSCNSEKEKKSKKNVELSAHDQKMEWWREARFGMFIHWGLYADPAGEWKGERIPGISEWIMANAKIPVKEYEKLAESFNPDKYDAEEWVKLAKYAGMKYIVITSKHHDGFAMFHSKASKYNIVDATPFDRDPLKELAEVCEREGIRLGFYYSQAQDWHEPGGTYWNIEEGEPHWDPDLKSEPLMNYINEKAVPQVKEILENYGGLDILWWDTPRGMTEEAANALKAVTDDYPNLITNNRLYRPWPGDFQTPEQQVPPTGLDHDWEVCMTMNTSWGYKWYDENWKSTEELIKMLVDIASKGGNLLLNVGPTATGEFPKASVERLKEMGHWMQQNGKSIYGTSASPFYKLPWGRCTTKKEGGVTNLYLHVFDWPKDGLLSVPGLEGNVRDVYLLANQQQHFAWKFEEGDLHIHAPSVIFDEINTVVVVKIRGDITVTSNKPHLKEGSILLPADFADIYNPGYGEHAVLKGSGSKSLIANWVDARTRLEWIFDAEPGNYRVEALMWSAEKGGITVAVGNQKIEAEIRNTGEEYELLKLGEIEIKKSGEQSISLLPDTENNSDKQLLYLELIKI, from the coding sequence ATGAACCGCGTATTGTTTATTGCCCTGTTTGCCCTGCTTTTGGTTTCCTGCAATTCGGAGAAAGAAAAGAAATCCAAAAAGAATGTTGAGCTATCGGCTCACGACCAAAAAATGGAGTGGTGGCGCGAAGCCCGCTTCGGAATGTTTATTCACTGGGGCTTGTATGCCGATCCGGCAGGAGAATGGAAAGGCGAACGTATTCCGGGTATCAGCGAGTGGATAATGGCCAACGCAAAAATTCCGGTAAAGGAATACGAAAAGCTTGCTGAATCGTTTAATCCCGATAAGTACGATGCAGAGGAATGGGTGAAACTGGCCAAATATGCCGGCATGAAATACATCGTTATCACTTCGAAACACCACGATGGTTTTGCGATGTTTCACTCGAAAGCCAGCAAATACAATATTGTTGATGCTACTCCTTTTGATCGCGATCCGCTGAAAGAACTGGCCGAAGTTTGTGAAAGAGAAGGGATACGACTTGGATTTTATTATTCTCAAGCACAAGACTGGCATGAACCGGGAGGGACTTACTGGAACATTGAAGAAGGCGAACCGCACTGGGATCCGGATCTGAAAAGCGAACCGCTAATGAATTATATCAACGAGAAAGCGGTGCCACAGGTAAAGGAAATTCTGGAAAATTATGGTGGCCTGGATATTTTGTGGTGGGACACACCCCGCGGGATGACTGAAGAAGCGGCCAACGCGCTAAAAGCAGTAACCGATGATTATCCAAACCTGATCACTAATAACCGGCTTTATCGACCGTGGCCGGGCGATTTTCAAACGCCCGAGCAGCAAGTACCACCAACCGGATTGGATCACGATTGGGAGGTGTGCATGACCATGAACACCAGTTGGGGCTACAAATGGTACGATGAAAACTGGAAATCGACAGAAGAGCTGATAAAAATGCTGGTGGATATTGCCAGTAAAGGTGGTAATCTGTTGTTAAATGTGGGACCAACTGCAACAGGCGAATTCCCGAAAGCCAGTGTTGAGCGGCTAAAAGAAATGGGGCACTGGATGCAGCAAAACGGTAAATCAATTTATGGAACAAGCGCCAGCCCATTTTATAAATTACCCTGGGGCCGCTGCACCACAAAAAAGGAGGGGGGCGTAACCAACCTTTATCTGCACGTTTTCGATTGGCCTAAAGATGGTTTGCTAAGCGTGCCGGGATTGGAAGGAAATGTACGAGATGTATACCTTTTGGCCAACCAGCAGCAGCATTTTGCATGGAAATTTGAAGAGGGTGATTTACATATTCATGCGCCGTCGGTTATATTTGATGAGATTAATACAGTAGTTGTTGTAAAAATTCGTGGCGACATAACCGTAACCAGTAATAAACCACATTTAAAAGAAGGTAGTATTTTACTGCCTGCCGATTTTGCCGATATCTATAATCCGGGTTATGGAGAGCATGCTGTTTTAAAAGGCAGTGGATCAAAATCGTTAATTGCTAACTGGGTAGATGCACGAACACGATTGGAATGGATCTTTGATGCAGAACCAGGCAACTATCGCGTGGAAGCGTTGATGTGGAGTGCCGAAAAAGGAGGTATAACAGTTGCTGTGGGGAATCAGAAAATAGAAGCTGAAATCCGTAATACGGGAGAGGAGTATGAATTATTGAAACTGGGTGAAATAGAAATAAAGAAAAGCGGTGAACAATCAATTTCGTTGCTGCCCGACACAGAAAATAATAGCGATAAACAATTATTGTATTTGGAACTAATTAAGATATAG
- a CDS encoding radical SAM protein — protein MLKQLLKTDKKCLYKFAYNMGIKGARGIQRFQKRLKKGDFFPAFHFISVTDDCNLNCQGCWVTHKKQNARMSPEMLDSIITQSKAKGSYFFGILGGEPLMYKPLFDVFEKHSDCYFQLFTNGTLLTQDIAERLRKLANVSPLISFEGDNEVADVRRGGKNVYQKAQAAIDHSTNAGLITGVAMSVCKSNIDLAFSDDFIQSLIDRGVLYLWYYIYRPAGQDATVDLCLSAEQIEQLRQFMVDARQKYNIAIIDAYWDENGKGLCPAASGLSHHINASGDIEPCPVIQFATNNVTDGDLENIYRNSTFLAGFKTEIPKLTTGCILMDDPQWLVNYTKQHAARDTSGRDNEAERLSKMEKVSSHGSAKPVREKSWLYRFAKKRAFFGFGAYG, from the coding sequence ATGCTTAAACAATTGCTGAAAACAGATAAAAAATGCCTGTATAAGTTTGCATATAACATGGGCATAAAAGGTGCACGTGGCATTCAGCGTTTTCAGAAACGATTGAAAAAGGGCGATTTCTTTCCGGCATTTCATTTTATATCGGTTACCGACGACTGCAACCTGAATTGTCAGGGCTGCTGGGTGACGCATAAAAAACAAAATGCGCGCATGTCGCCCGAAATGCTGGATTCCATTATCACGCAGTCAAAAGCAAAAGGATCATACTTTTTCGGAATACTGGGCGGTGAGCCACTTATGTATAAGCCACTTTTCGATGTTTTTGAGAAACATTCCGATTGTTATTTTCAGCTGTTTACCAACGGTACTTTGCTAACTCAAGACATTGCTGAACGTTTGCGTAAACTGGCCAACGTTTCGCCTCTAATCAGTTTTGAAGGAGACAATGAAGTAGCCGACGTGCGTCGCGGAGGGAAAAACGTTTATCAGAAAGCACAGGCTGCTATCGATCATTCAACTAACGCAGGATTGATAACAGGCGTGGCTATGAGTGTTTGCAAATCGAATATAGACCTCGCTTTTTCGGATGATTTTATTCAATCGCTGATCGATCGCGGAGTGCTTTATTTGTGGTACTATATTTATCGTCCGGCGGGACAAGACGCAACTGTCGACCTTTGTCTTTCGGCAGAACAGATTGAGCAGCTTCGCCAGTTTATGGTTGACGCGCGCCAGAAATATAATATTGCCATTATTGATGCTTATTGGGATGAGAATGGAAAAGGATTGTGCCCTGCGGCATCGGGACTGAGTCACCACATTAATGCATCGGGCGATATCGAACCTTGTCCTGTAATCCAATTTGCCACCAACAATGTGACCGATGGAGATTTGGAAAACATCTACCGCAACTCAACTTTCCTGGCAGGATTTAAAACAGAAATACCAAAATTAACCACAGGCTGCATCCTTATGGATGATCCGCAGTGGTTGGTTAACTATACAAAACAACATGCCGCAAGAGATACATCGGGCCGTGATAACGAAGCCGAACGCCTGAGCAAAATGGAAAAAGTTTCCAGTCACGGCTCTGCAAAACCGGTTCGCGAAAAAAGCTGGTTGTATCGCTTTGCAAAAAAACGGGCCTTTTTTGGCTTTGGCGCCTACGGTTAA